In one Bacillus thuringiensis genomic region, the following are encoded:
- a CDS encoding PP2C family serine/threonine-protein phosphatase has protein sequence MHITNNRQYSWVGNTEMCLGEISVKQYGDIVLGKYGGNISAGAKKNEDGALVWSNGDWEFAAILDGHNSAESVDLVVNTIEKEYENIKVILNEPINTVFQSVENHILTIFQASSFKEKCKKIKGETACLLCVRKENYIWWLSIGDCLVYVFHEELHKLGQYALNQRHFYEWIGNVNTFDLPVPCYSSGIRELRTGKNRIVMVTDGVLECGERRYEIPVNLYNTINRNDKTLKENIHNVLEHVHHQLGRDSATIISWDVENKENVTYPSDQPEKMKVRK, from the coding sequence ATGCATATAACAAATAATAGACAATATTCATGGGTTGGAAATACAGAAATGTGCTTAGGAGAAATTTCAGTTAAGCAATATGGTGATATTGTACTTGGTAAATACGGCGGGAATATAAGCGCCGGAGCAAAAAAGAACGAAGATGGCGCGTTAGTTTGGTCAAATGGTGATTGGGAATTTGCAGCTATATTAGATGGACATAATAGTGCGGAAAGTGTTGATTTAGTAGTAAATACAATCGAAAAAGAATATGAAAATATAAAAGTAATTTTGAATGAACCAATTAATACAGTGTTTCAATCTGTTGAAAATCATATACTGACAATTTTTCAGGCATCTTCATTTAAGGAAAAGTGCAAAAAAATTAAAGGTGAAACAGCTTGCTTACTATGTGTAAGGAAAGAAAATTATATATGGTGGCTTTCTATCGGTGATTGTTTAGTGTATGTATTTCATGAAGAGTTACATAAGTTAGGACAATATGCATTAAATCAACGTCATTTTTACGAATGGATTGGAAATGTAAACACATTTGATTTACCTGTTCCTTGCTATTCATCAGGTATTCGTGAATTACGTACTGGAAAGAACCGAATTGTAATGGTGACAGATGGAGTATTAGAATGCGGGGAACGCCGATATGAAATACCTGTAAATTTGTATAATACTATTAACAGAAATGATAAAACACTTAAAGAAAATATTCACAATGTTTTAGAACACGTGCATCATCAGTTGGGACGTGATAGTGCGACTATAATTAGTTGGGACGTTGAAAATAAAGAGAATGTTACGTATCCGAGTGATCAGCCGGAGAAAATGAAAGTAAGAAAATAA
- a CDS encoding HIT family protein, with product MKRKVMDMSTNNQVEQNCFICKKHKGNIIVPGGAIYEDELVYVGHVHWDNEETYLGYVMIDIKRHVLGLAELTDEEAKAFGLITSRVSKALKESEGAEHIYAFVSGNGVPHMHMHIIPRYPNTPKEFWSPTEVAKWNGAPYGDAEKIQKLCERIRKYMVSEYAYNK from the coding sequence ATGAAAAGGAAGGTGATGGATATGTCAACAAATAATCAAGTAGAACAAAACTGCTTCATTTGCAAAAAACATAAAGGAAATATTATAGTTCCAGGTGGAGCTATTTACGAAGATGAACTCGTTTATGTTGGACATGTCCATTGGGATAATGAAGAAACATACCTTGGTTATGTCATGATAGATATAAAAAGACATGTACTTGGCCTTGCTGAATTAACGGATGAAGAAGCAAAAGCGTTCGGACTTATAACAAGTAGGGTAAGTAAAGCGTTAAAAGAAAGTGAGGGAGCAGAACATATTTATGCTTTTGTTTCAGGGAATGGTGTACCACATATGCATATGCACATCATACCGCGTTATCCAAATACACCCAAAGAGTTTTGGTCACCGACTGAAGTAGCGAAATGGAATGGTGCGCCATATGGTGACGCAGAGAAAATCCAAAAACTATGCGAAAGAATACGAAAGTATATGGTGAGTGAATATGCATATAACAAATAA
- a CDS encoding ABC transporter permease, translating into MNSIPRIPLGEWVDSFVASLYEHLEGLFRGFSYIIGGFVDLLTNFLTIIPAILMIIILCFLIWYTTRKVSLIIFTLIGLLFILNINYWAQTMQTLALVLTSVIISIIVGIPIGILASQNERFSKFLKPTLDFMQTMPAFVYLIPAITFFGVGVVPGIIASVIFAMPPTIRFTDLGIRQVPEDLIEAANAFGSTASQKLFKVQLPLATGTIMAGVNQSIMLSLSMVVTASLVGAPGLGVDVYRSVTQVNIGMGFEAGLAIVVIAIILDRITQGFHTKRK; encoded by the coding sequence ATGAATAGTATACCGCGGATTCCATTAGGGGAATGGGTCGACTCATTTGTTGCAAGTTTATATGAGCACCTTGAAGGCTTATTCCGAGGATTCTCTTATATTATCGGCGGATTCGTTGATTTACTCACTAATTTTTTAACAATAATACCGGCCATATTGATGATTATCATCCTTTGTTTCCTCATTTGGTACACAACGAGAAAGGTATCTTTAATTATTTTTACACTGATCGGTTTATTATTTATTTTAAATATTAACTACTGGGCACAGACGATGCAAACATTAGCACTCGTACTTACGTCTGTTATTATTTCAATTATTGTCGGAATTCCAATTGGTATATTAGCATCTCAAAATGAACGTTTCTCAAAATTTTTAAAACCAACATTAGATTTTATGCAAACAATGCCTGCATTCGTATACCTTATTCCAGCGATTACATTTTTCGGAGTAGGTGTAGTACCTGGAATTATTGCATCAGTAATCTTTGCAATGCCACCGACAATTCGTTTTACTGACTTAGGAATTAGACAAGTTCCAGAAGATTTAATTGAAGCAGCGAATGCGTTTGGATCCACGGCATCACAAAAACTATTTAAAGTACAATTACCACTTGCAACCGGAACGATTATGGCTGGTGTGAACCAAAGCATTATGCTTTCGTTATCGATGGTTGTAACAGCATCACTTGTAGGAGCTCCAGGACTTGGAGTTGATGTATATCGCTCTGTAACACAAGTTAATATCGGAATGGGATTTGAAGCTGGATTAGCTATCGTAGTAATCGCAATTATATTAGATCGAATTACACAAGGGTTCCATACGAAAAGAAAATAA
- a CDS encoding quaternary amine ABC transporter ATP-binding protein yields the protein MDNTKVRVENVTKVFGKHPQRALTLLKEGKSKSEILKETGMNVGVKKATFEVYSGEIFVIMGLSGSGKSTLVRMLNQLIKPTAGHIYIDGEDIATMGKEQLRRVRRTKMSMVFQKFALFPHRTVIQNVAYGLEIQGVPIEEREKKALESLQLVGLDHHKDNYPSQLSGGMQQRVGIARALTNDPDVLLMDESFSALDPLIRKEMQDELLELQDKMEKTIIFITHDLDEALRIGDRIALMKDGEIVQIGTPEEIMMSPANEFVEKFVADVNLGKVITAESILKRPETLLIDRGPRVALQIMRNAGVSTVYVVNKKYEFLGILTADDASKAVQKQWPIADLLLNDIPHVYLDTLLEETYAKMAEMKYPLPVIDEKKRLRGIIKRESVIQALAGNIEEEVKDDE from the coding sequence ATGGATAATACAAAGGTGCGTGTTGAAAACGTAACAAAAGTATTTGGGAAACACCCGCAAAGAGCGCTTACCTTATTAAAAGAAGGAAAAAGCAAATCGGAAATTTTGAAAGAGACAGGAATGAACGTTGGGGTGAAAAAAGCAACGTTTGAAGTATACTCTGGAGAAATTTTCGTTATTATGGGTTTGTCTGGTAGCGGGAAATCTACGCTAGTTCGTATGTTAAATCAATTGATTAAACCAACTGCAGGTCATATATACATAGATGGTGAAGACATCGCAACGATGGGAAAAGAACAGTTACGGAGAGTAAGAAGAACGAAAATGAGTATGGTATTTCAGAAATTCGCTCTATTTCCGCATCGTACAGTTATACAAAATGTTGCATATGGTTTAGAAATACAAGGAGTTCCAATTGAAGAGCGAGAGAAAAAAGCGTTAGAATCGCTACAGTTAGTAGGACTCGATCATCATAAAGATAATTACCCAAGTCAACTTAGTGGTGGTATGCAGCAGCGTGTCGGCATTGCGAGAGCGCTTACGAATGATCCGGATGTTTTACTTATGGATGAGTCATTTAGTGCATTAGATCCACTGATTCGAAAAGAAATGCAAGATGAATTGTTAGAGTTACAAGATAAAATGGAAAAAACGATTATATTTATTACGCATGATTTAGATGAAGCGCTTCGAATTGGAGATCGTATCGCATTAATGAAAGATGGAGAAATTGTCCAAATTGGAACACCAGAAGAAATTATGATGAGCCCCGCTAATGAATTTGTAGAAAAGTTTGTTGCGGACGTGAATTTAGGAAAAGTAATTACGGCTGAGTCTATTTTAAAACGACCAGAAACTTTATTAATTGATCGTGGACCTCGTGTAGCCCTTCAAATTATGAGGAATGCAGGTGTCTCAACTGTATATGTTGTAAACAAAAAGTATGAGTTTTTAGGTATATTAACTGCGGATGATGCGAGTAAAGCAGTACAAAAACAGTGGCCGATTGCTGATTTATTACTTAATGATATTCCGCATGTGTATTTGGATACTTTACTGGAAGAGACATATGCAAAAATGGCAGAGATGAAATATCCGTTACCAGTAATCGATGAGAAGAAAAGGCTAAGAGGAATTATTAAACGTGAAAGTGTCATTCAAGCTCTTGCAGGAAACATTGAGGAAGAGGTGAAAGACGATGAATAG
- a CDS encoding glycine betaine ABC transporter substrate-binding protein: protein MRKKIWFICLALFITMIFTSCNATNANSKGKIKLGVTSWKENIATANMWKVLLEEKGYKVELMYLEKAAIWTGVARGDVDANLEVWLPVTDKPLNDRYKDDIVLKSKWYEGTGLGLVVPSYMKNINSIEDLNAHKGELDNKIVGIEPGSSLMNLTNKAMKEYDIKLKLVQSSEAAMMSELKKAYTKKKPIAVTLWNPHWGFSEFDLKYLKDPKKVYGEKDDIYYSVRKGFEKDHPDIIKCFDKWKMNDEQLGTLMVELNKTKDPEEAARKWIKKNQALVDEWVKD from the coding sequence ATGCGAAAGAAAATTTGGTTTATATGCCTTGCATTATTTATTACTATGATTTTCACTTCATGTAATGCAACAAATGCAAATTCGAAAGGAAAAATTAAACTTGGTGTAACAAGTTGGAAAGAAAATATTGCAACCGCAAACATGTGGAAAGTTTTATTAGAAGAAAAAGGCTACAAAGTTGAACTTATGTATTTAGAAAAAGCCGCAATTTGGACTGGTGTCGCTCGCGGTGATGTTGATGCTAATTTAGAAGTGTGGCTACCCGTTACGGATAAACCGCTAAACGATCGTTATAAAGATGATATTGTTTTAAAATCAAAATGGTATGAAGGTACTGGTCTTGGCCTAGTCGTCCCTTCTTATATGAAAAACATTAACAGTATCGAAGATTTAAATGCACATAAAGGTGAGCTAGATAACAAAATTGTCGGAATCGAACCCGGTAGTAGTCTTATGAATTTAACGAACAAAGCAATGAAGGAATATGATATTAAACTAAAACTTGTCCAATCTTCTGAGGCTGCGATGATGAGTGAATTAAAGAAAGCATATACGAAAAAGAAACCAATCGCTGTTACGCTTTGGAATCCACATTGGGGCTTTTCGGAATTTGACTTGAAATATTTAAAAGACCCTAAGAAAGTATATGGTGAAAAAGATGACATTTATTACTCTGTTCGTAAAGGTTTCGAAAAAGACCATCCGGATATCATAAAATGCTTTGACAAATGGAAGATGAACGATGAACAGCTTGGTACGTTAATGGTCGAGTTAAATAAAACGAAAGATCCCGAAGAAGCGGCGCGAAAATGGATTAAGAAGAATCAAGCGCTAGTTGATGAATGGGTAAAAGATTAA
- the clpP gene encoding ATP-dependent Clp endopeptidase proteolytic subunit ClpP — MNAIPYVVEQTKLGERSYDIYSRLLKDRIIIIGSEINDQVASSVVAQLLFLEAEDAEKDIFLYINSPGGSTTAGFAILDTMNLIKPDVQTLCMGFAASFGALLLLSGAKGKRFALPNSEIMIHQPLGGAQGQATEIEITAKRILKLKHDINKMIAEKTGQPIERVAHDTERDYFMTAEEAKAYGIVDDVVTKK; from the coding sequence ATGAATGCAATTCCATATGTAGTGGAACAAACGAAATTAGGAGAACGTTCTTATGATATATATTCAAGGTTATTGAAAGACCGCATTATTATTATCGGTTCAGAAATAAATGATCAAGTAGCGAGTAGTGTCGTAGCGCAATTATTATTTTTAGAAGCGGAAGATGCCGAGAAAGATATATTTTTATACATCAATAGCCCAGGCGGCTCAACGACAGCAGGTTTTGCCATATTAGATACGATGAATCTCATTAAACCAGATGTGCAAACGTTATGCATGGGATTTGCAGCATCATTTGGTGCATTGTTATTATTATCAGGTGCAAAAGGAAAACGGTTTGCACTCCCTAACAGTGAAATTATGATTCATCAACCGCTTGGTGGTGCACAAGGTCAGGCAACAGAAATTGAAATCACAGCAAAAAGAATATTAAAGTTAAAGCATGATATTAATAAAATGATTGCAGAAAAAACAGGCCAACCGATTGAAAGAGTAGCACATGATACAGAAAGAGATTATTTTATGACTGCAGAAGAAGCGAAGGCATATGGGATTGTAGATGACGTTGTTACGAAAAAATAA
- a CDS encoding RNA polymerase subunit sigma-70 — MCTKVTHVLKNHIDMNHSNINFLIEQYGELKRYCTFLTKNKWDGEDLAQETVCKVLQKYRNKDICMTLVYKIARNRWLDQMKSKSVYEKIREQITFEEPHENIADLHEMVGKVLSSLNVQQSAILLLKDVFQYSIADIAKVCSVSEGAVKASLFRSRNRLKTVSEEGIEIVEFTEDIEVVVTSIREERPELLTKLLPTIDFTKLPSKQPVLLFNVKKPSSYSYMLYAA; from the coding sequence TTGTGCACAAAAGTAACTCATGTTTTAAAGAATCATATCGATATGAATCATTCAAATATAAACTTTTTAATTGAACAATATGGAGAGTTAAAAAGATACTGTACTTTTTTAACGAAAAACAAATGGGATGGGGAAGATCTGGCCCAAGAAACAGTGTGTAAAGTGCTTCAAAAATATAGAAATAAAGATATTTGTATGACACTCGTCTATAAAATAGCAAGAAATCGTTGGTTAGATCAGATGAAGTCTAAGTCTGTTTATGAAAAAATAAGAGAACAAATCACATTTGAAGAACCACATGAGAACATTGCAGATTTGCATGAAATGGTAGGGAAAGTATTGTCTTCATTAAATGTACAGCAATCCGCAATTTTATTATTAAAAGATGTTTTTCAATATAGTATCGCTGATATTGCTAAAGTGTGTTCTGTATCAGAAGGTGCAGTGAAAGCTTCTTTATTTCGGAGTAGAAATAGGCTGAAAACTGTAAGTGAAGAAGGGATTGAGATAGTCGAATTCACAGAGGATATTGAAGTTGTTGTAACATCTATTCGTGAGGAAAGACCGGAATTATTAACGAAGCTTCTTCCGACAATAGATTTTACTAAGTTACCATCTAAACAGCCAGTCTTATTATTTAATGTGAAAAAACCTTCTTCCTACAGTTATATGCTTTACGCAGCATAA
- a CDS encoding 2Fe-2S iron-sulfur cluster-binding protein — protein MPKLTIEGAGTFDVKEGTKLVLAIEDSGVNILHRCGGNARCTTCRVEILAGDFCEASANEKHAMTEKGIEDHLRLSCQMRVHKDIVVRPVLTVKNSGLDAGPRPAE, from the coding sequence TTGCCAAAATTAACAATTGAAGGTGCGGGAACTTTTGATGTGAAAGAAGGAACAAAGTTAGTATTAGCAATTGAAGATAGCGGTGTCAACATTCTTCATCGTTGCGGCGGGAATGCACGTTGCACAACTTGTAGAGTAGAAATACTAGCAGGTGATTTCTGTGAAGCAAGTGCGAATGAGAAACATGCAATGACGGAAAAAGGGATTGAAGATCATTTACGATTATCTTGTCAAATGCGCGTACATAAAGATATAGTCGTTCGTCCGGTACTTACAGTTAAAAATTCAGGTCTTGATGCCGGGCCGCGTCCGGCGGAATAA
- the rpiA gene encoding ribose 5-phosphate isomerase A: protein MNLKQLAGEYAANFVNDGMKIGLGTGSTVYWTIQKLGERVKEGLSFQAVPTSKETEALAHQLNIPLLSLNDVQSLDLTIDGADEIDSNLQLIKGGGGALLREKIVASSSKELIIIADESKLVTHLGNFPLPVEIIPFSWKQTENKIQSLGCQTTLRLKNNETYITDNNNMIIDCIFPNHISNPAHLHTQLKMITGVVETGLFISMTSTAIIGTKNGIKKL from the coding sequence ATGAATTTAAAACAGCTCGCTGGCGAATATGCCGCTAACTTTGTAAATGATGGCATGAAGATTGGGCTTGGTACAGGTTCTACTGTATATTGGACAATACAAAAATTAGGTGAGCGTGTAAAAGAAGGATTATCATTTCAAGCTGTACCAACATCAAAGGAAACTGAAGCATTAGCACATCAACTAAATATCCCCCTACTTTCGTTAAACGACGTACAAAGTCTTGATCTTACAATTGATGGAGCGGATGAAATTGATTCAAATTTACAGCTTATAAAAGGCGGTGGCGGTGCATTACTTCGTGAAAAAATCGTTGCCTCTTCCTCTAAAGAACTAATTATCATTGCTGATGAATCGAAACTTGTAACACATTTAGGTAATTTTCCATTACCTGTTGAAATCATCCCTTTTTCATGGAAACAAACCGAAAATAAAATTCAGTCTTTAGGGTGTCAAACAACGTTACGTTTAAAAAATAATGAAACCTATATAACCGATAACAATAACATGATTATCGATTGTATATTCCCTAATCATATTTCTAATCCTGCCCATTTACACACCCAATTAAAAATGATTACTGGTGTAGTTGAAACAGGGTTGTTTATAAGTATGACGAGTACAGCAATTATTGGCACTAAAAATGGGATAAAGAAATTGTAA
- a CDS encoding GNAT family N-acetyltransferase, producing the protein MQSKLITELTDLETAFHIRKEVFVKEQGVPLTDEFDTFDEIGEQCKHILVYYHDLPVGTGRIRFVDGVGKLERICILKDYRTYGLGKVIIQTLEEIARNEQATKVKLHGQTQAEGFYKKLDYQTSSDIFMEDGIPHILMTKVLS; encoded by the coding sequence TTGCAATCCAAACTTATAACAGAACTTACTGATTTAGAAACTGCCTTTCATATTCGAAAAGAAGTATTTGTAAAAGAACAAGGTGTTCCTCTTACAGATGAATTCGATACATTCGATGAAATCGGAGAGCAATGTAAACATATTTTAGTTTATTATCATGATCTTCCTGTAGGCACAGGGCGTATACGATTTGTTGATGGTGTCGGAAAATTAGAACGTATTTGTATTTTAAAAGATTATCGTACATACGGATTAGGTAAAGTCATCATTCAAACGTTAGAAGAAATTGCTCGTAACGAACAAGCTACAAAAGTGAAGCTACACGGTCAAACACAAGCTGAAGGATTTTATAAAAAATTAGACTATCAAACTTCTTCTGATATATTTATGGAAGATGGCATTCCGCACATACTTATGACGAAAGTGTTATCATAA
- a CDS encoding lytic polysaccharide monooxygenase, whose product MNNRFLKQLQNMKMNKKSLGAVALTAGIISTTLIPQNAYAHGFVEKPGSRSALCSPTYGALNVNCGSVMYEPQSLEAPKGFPQGGPVDGQIASAGGKFGGILDQQTANRWFKNTITGGENTFTWKYTAPHLTSKWHYYITKKGWNPNKALTRADFELIGTVQHDGSAASNNLTHKINVPTDRSGYHVILAVWDVADTANAFYNVIDVNLINDVKSDIEAPSIPNGLQTKKVTANSVELTWNSSTDNVGVKGYQIFRNGEMIDTILGTHFIDKKLQPSTEYSYTVKAIDAAGNVSKESTALTVKTTVATPDTEAPTQPKGLHSMGTTASSVDLMWSPSDDNIGVDHYDIYREIEGLMKKIATSNTTSYMDKNLLANTTYKYVVKAVDVAGNESVQSDIFTITTKAESASYEAWDAKKAYKKGDRVLHEGKVYEAVQSYQGNGDPNWIYALSLWKTV is encoded by the coding sequence ATGAATAATCGATTTTTAAAACAACTACAAAACATGAAAATGAACAAAAAAAGTTTAGGAGCTGTAGCATTAACAGCTGGAATTATTAGTACGACACTTATTCCTCAAAATGCTTATGCGCACGGTTTTGTTGAAAAGCCCGGTAGCCGATCCGCTTTATGTAGTCCAACTTATGGTGCGCTAAATGTAAACTGCGGAAGTGTTATGTATGAACCACAAAGTTTAGAAGCTCCAAAAGGGTTCCCACAAGGTGGTCCAGTAGATGGACAAATTGCTTCAGCAGGCGGAAAATTTGGTGGTATTTTAGATCAACAAACAGCAAATCGTTGGTTTAAAAATACAATCACTGGTGGGGAAAATACATTTACTTGGAAGTATACTGCGCCTCACTTAACGAGTAAGTGGCATTACTATATTACTAAAAAAGGATGGAATCCAAATAAAGCGCTAACAAGAGCAGATTTTGAACTAATTGGAACTGTGCAACACGATGGTTCTGCAGCTTCAAATAATTTAACTCATAAAATTAATGTACCTACTGATCGTAGTGGATATCATGTGATTTTAGCAGTATGGGATGTAGCTGATACAGCAAATGCATTCTATAATGTAATTGATGTTAATCTTATTAATGATGTGAAATCAGACATAGAAGCGCCAAGTATTCCAAATGGACTTCAGACGAAAAAAGTAACAGCGAATAGTGTAGAACTAACATGGAACTCTTCTACGGATAATGTAGGGGTAAAAGGATATCAAATCTTCCGTAACGGAGAGATGATCGATACAATACTAGGCACTCATTTTATTGATAAGAAGTTACAACCAAGCACAGAATACTCTTATACTGTAAAAGCAATTGACGCAGCTGGAAATGTATCGAAAGAAAGTACAGCGCTTACAGTAAAAACGACAGTTGCGACTCCTGATACAGAAGCACCAACACAACCAAAAGGATTACATAGTATGGGAACGACAGCATCAAGTGTGGATTTAATGTGGAGTCCATCTGACGATAACATTGGTGTAGACCATTATGATATTTATAGAGAAATAGAAGGATTAATGAAAAAGATTGCAACATCCAATACAACTTCTTATATGGATAAAAATCTGCTTGCTAATACTACTTATAAATATGTAGTGAAAGCTGTTGATGTAGCTGGAAATGAATCCGTACAGAGTGATATATTCACAATTACTACAAAAGCTGAAAGCGCTTCATATGAAGCGTGGGATGCAAAAAAAGCATATAAAAAGGGAGATAGAGTTCTACACGAAGGAAAAGTATATGAAGCAGTCCAGAGTTATCAAGGAAATGGTGATCCAAACTGGATTTATGCATTATCATTATGGAAAACAGTGTAA
- a CDS encoding phosphotransferase enzyme family protein has product MEQALEIAKLWFRNEHVTATVMQPKVAKVLCKNKEYILKRTGSIKQLLVEFDVLKQLYEKGIKVQRVVKTENDEQYVLYKEKCYCLYEYVAGSVLEIKDTDKLERLASTIGEEIANLHKALHSVNSDHELIKRDLYKMVFEWAIPILEKNEYVHREVIQKMERMHVAFKETVHSLPRQIIHRDMHLSNVIFKDDKLEGFIDFEILENNVKIFDLCYCCTSILSELFSDERLRGKWLHIVSKVFEGYYKQNDLTKEERKAIWYVMLSIQIIFIAYFVQLPDLLKLNEEMFFWIFANKEAIEEVIEGIVKV; this is encoded by the coding sequence ATGGAACAAGCACTGGAAATTGCAAAGCTTTGGTTTCGAAATGAACATGTCACAGCTACTGTAATGCAACCAAAAGTAGCGAAGGTTTTATGCAAGAATAAAGAGTACATTTTAAAGAGAACGGGATCGATAAAGCAACTTCTAGTTGAATTCGATGTTTTGAAGCAACTGTATGAAAAGGGAATTAAAGTACAGAGAGTAGTAAAGACAGAAAATGATGAACAATATGTATTATATAAAGAAAAATGTTATTGCTTATATGAGTATGTTGCCGGAAGTGTTTTAGAAATTAAAGATACGGATAAGCTGGAAAGGCTAGCAAGTACAATTGGAGAAGAAATAGCTAATCTGCACAAAGCATTACATTCGGTGAATAGTGACCATGAGTTAATAAAAAGAGATTTATATAAGATGGTATTTGAATGGGCTATACCGATTTTAGAAAAGAATGAGTATGTTCATCGAGAGGTAATTCAAAAGATGGAGCGAATGCACGTAGCTTTCAAGGAAACGGTCCATTCATTACCGAGACAAATTATTCATCGTGATATGCATCTATCAAATGTCATCTTTAAAGATGATAAACTGGAAGGGTTTATAGATTTTGAGATTTTAGAAAATAATGTAAAAATATTTGATTTATGTTATTGCTGTACAAGTATATTAAGCGAGCTATTTAGTGATGAAAGATTAAGAGGGAAATGGTTACATATCGTTAGCAAAGTCTTTGAAGGTTATTATAAACAAAATGATTTAACGAAAGAAGAACGAAAAGCCATTTGGTATGTTATGCTTTCAATTCAAATTATCTTTATTGCTTATTTTGTCCAGTTACCAGATTTATTAAAGTTAAATGAAGAAATGTTCTTCTGGATTTTTGCTAATAAGGAAGCTATTGAAGAAGTTATAGAAGGTATCGTAAAGGTATGA
- a CDS encoding DUF2809 domain-containing protein, with amino-acid sequence MNTKRNRVVYALFTIVVIILGLSSRKFAFALPHLLNDYLGDALWALMIFTGFGFLFPKTETKKLAFISLMFCYGIEASQLYHAEWIDSIRATTLGGLVLGYGFLWSDVVAYTIGVGVGILCEVIFRKK; translated from the coding sequence ATGAATACGAAACGAAATAGAGTAGTATATGCACTATTTACTATAGTTGTTATTATTTTAGGTCTTAGCTCAAGAAAGTTTGCTTTTGCACTACCACATCTATTAAATGATTATTTAGGTGATGCATTATGGGCATTAATGATTTTCACTGGCTTTGGATTTTTGTTTCCTAAAACAGAGACGAAGAAGTTGGCTTTTATTAGTTTAATGTTTTGCTACGGGATTGAAGCGAGCCAATTGTATCATGCGGAATGGATAGATAGCATTCGTGCAACGACTTTGGGCGGACTCGTGTTGGGATACGGTTTTTTGTGGAGTGATGTAGTGGCTTATACAATTGGTGTTGGAGTGGGAATACTGTGTGAGGTTATTTTTCGGAAGAAATAA
- a CDS encoding class I SAM-dependent methyltransferase, with protein sequence MKDSIKDTYDKLASTYKENLDFANPYNSYYERPAMMELIPKELEGKKILDAGCAAGWYTSQFIGRGANVTAIDVSPEMVKAAKENIGEEATFLCHDLQETLPFEDNTYDVIVSSLTLHYIENWNQVFQEFRRVLKPGGELIYSIHHPFMDFTKFPCENYFEKQLLIDTWVKPNITIEVKFFRRSLQDILNETTNYFVLEEIVEPKAIEKMKEVSEKSYYYLNMNPHFLIIKAINK encoded by the coding sequence ATGAAAGATTCGATTAAAGATACGTATGATAAATTAGCGAGTACATATAAAGAAAATCTAGATTTCGCAAATCCATATAACAGTTATTATGAAAGACCGGCGATGATGGAGCTTATTCCAAAGGAACTAGAAGGAAAAAAGATATTAGATGCTGGATGTGCAGCTGGATGGTATACTTCTCAATTCATAGGAAGAGGAGCAAATGTTACAGCAATTGATGTAAGTCCTGAAATGGTAAAAGCAGCAAAAGAAAATATAGGAGAAGAAGCGACGTTCCTTTGTCATGATCTGCAAGAAACATTGCCATTTGAAGATAATACGTATGATGTGATTGTAAGTTCATTAACTCTTCATTATATAGAAAATTGGAATCAAGTATTTCAAGAATTTCGTCGTGTATTGAAGCCAGGTGGAGAACTTATTTATTCTATTCATCATCCTTTTATGGATTTCACAAAGTTTCCATGTGAAAATTATTTTGAAAAACAGTTATTAATAGATACTTGGGTTAAACCGAATATTACTATTGAAGTCAAGTTTTTTAGAAGATCATTACAAGACATACTAAATGAAACTACAAATTATTTTGTATTAGAAGAGATAGTGGAACCGAAGGCAATTGAAAAAATGAAAGAAGTAAGCGAAAAATCATATTATTATTTAAATATGAATCCACATTTTCTTATCATAAAAGCAATCAATAAATAG